From the genome of Populus alba chromosome 10, ASM523922v2, whole genome shotgun sequence, one region includes:
- the LOC118043084 gene encoding metal tolerance protein 10-like isoform X1 produces MEGDQSDRKTNVTEDYSAEAPPFAKSAVEEDPSSWRLSLDSFRIEKQDSTDHGRQTWSSFLRASSRKQRKVSEYYKKQERLLEGYNEMEAMTESGCFPGNPTEDEMKQLAKSERLAIHISNVANLLLFAAKVYASIESKSMAVIASTLDSLLDLLSGFILWFTSHAMKKPNHYHHYPIGKKRMQPVGIIVFASVMATLGLQILLESGRQLIFKKGPRMDKGQEKWMIAIMVFVTVVKFLLMLYCRRFKNEIVRAYAQDHLFDVVTNSVGLITAVLAVRYYWWIDPTGAIIIALYTITTWSRTVIENVWSLIGRTAPPEFLAKLTYLIWNHHKEIKHIDTVRAYTFGNDYFAEVDIVLPEDMVLNQAHNIGEDLQEKLEQLPEVERAFVHIDFEFSHRPEHKSKF; encoded by the exons ATGGAAGGAGACCAGAGCGATCGGAAAACCAATGTTACAGAAGATTATAGTGCAGAGGCTCCTCCATTTGCAAAATCAGCGGTAGAAGAGGACCCGTCGTCATGGCGACTCAGTCTCGACAGTTTTCGCATAGAAAAGCAAGACAGTACTGATCATGGTCGTCAAACTTGGTCCTCCTTCCTGCGTGCATCATCAA GGAAGCAACGCAAGGTTTCTGAATACTACAAGAAACAAGAAAGGCTCCTTGAAGGGTATAATGAGATGGAGGCCATGACTGAATCGGGTTGTTTCCCTGGAAATCCGACAGAG GATGAAATGAAGCAGCTGGCAAAGAGCGAGCGACTGGCAATTCATATTTCCAATGTAGCTAACTTGCTACTATTTGCAGCAAAGGTTTATGCTTCTATAGAGAGCAAATCTATGGCAGTTATTGCTTCAACTCTGGACTCCCTACTGGATCTCTTGTCGGGATTTATTTTGTGGTTCACTTCCCATGCCATGAAAAAGCCAAACCATTACCACCACTATCCAATTGGAAAGAAACGGATGCAGCCCGTG GGCATCATTGTCTTTGCATCTGTAATGGCGACACTGGGGTTGCAAATTCTACTTGAGTCTGGTCGGCAGCTCATTTTTAAG AAAGGGCCTAGAATGGATAAGGGGCAGGAGAAATGGATGATTGCCATAATGGTTTTTGTCACGGTAGTGAAGTTTCTGCTAATGCTCTATTGTCGAAgatttaagaatgaaattgtCAGAGCCTATGCTCAAGATCATCTTTTTGACGTCGTAACCAATTCAGTTGGTTTGATAACAGCCGTCCTAGCAGTCCGGTATTACTGGTGGATCGATCCTACTGGAGCTATTATA ATAGCGTTGTATACCATCACCACATGGTCCAGAACAGTTATCGAGAATGTATGGTCTTTGATTGGAAGAACTGCCCCGCCTGAGTTTCTAGCAAAGCTAACATACCTGATATGGAATCACCATAAAGAGATCAAGCACATTGACACAGTTAGGGCATACACTTTCGGAAACGATTACTTTGCGGAGGTTGACATAGTCTTGCCAGAAGACATGGTTTTGAACCAAGCACATAATATCGGCGAGGATCTCCAAGAGAAGCTTGAGCAATTACCTGAAGTTGAGCGAGCTTTTGTGCATATAGATTTCGAGTTTTCCCATAGGCCTGAACACAAGAGCAAGTTCTAA
- the LOC118043084 gene encoding metal tolerance protein 9-like isoform X2: MARERGGGGGTDYTTEDDNTHLLPPPASWRLDIDKFRLPRESHRHRSHDRVSSFSLDRLLPTSRKQRKVSEYYKKQERLLEGYNEMEAMTESGCFPGNPTEDEMKQLAKSERLAIHISNVANLLLFAAKVYASIESKSMAVIASTLDSLLDLLSGFILWFTSHAMKKPNHYHHYPIGKKRMQPVGIIVFASVMATLGLQILLESGRQLIFKKGPRMDKGQEKWMIAIMVFVTVVKFLLMLYCRRFKNEIVRAYAQDHLFDVVTNSVGLITAVLAVRYYWWIDPTGAIIIALYTITTWSRTVIENVWSLIGRTAPPEFLAKLTYLIWNHHKEIKHIDTVRAYTFGNDYFAEVDIVLPEDMVLNQAHNIGEDLQEKLEQLPEVERAFVHIDFEFSHRPEHKSKF; encoded by the exons ATGGCTAGAGAGAgaggcggcggcggcggcactGATTATACAACAGAAGATGATAACACTCATTTGCTTCCTCCACCGGCCTCATGGAGATTAGATATTGATAAGTTCCGTCTTCCTCGAGAAAGTCATAGGCATCGCAGTCATGATCGGGTCTCTTCTTTCTCCCTGGACCGTCTCCTCCCTACTTCAA GGAAGCAACGCAAGGTTTCTGAATACTACAAGAAACAAGAAAGGCTCCTTGAAGGGTATAATGAGATGGAGGCCATGACTGAATCGGGTTGTTTCCCTGGAAATCCGACAGAG GATGAAATGAAGCAGCTGGCAAAGAGCGAGCGACTGGCAATTCATATTTCCAATGTAGCTAACTTGCTACTATTTGCAGCAAAGGTTTATGCTTCTATAGAGAGCAAATCTATGGCAGTTATTGCTTCAACTCTGGACTCCCTACTGGATCTCTTGTCGGGATTTATTTTGTGGTTCACTTCCCATGCCATGAAAAAGCCAAACCATTACCACCACTATCCAATTGGAAAGAAACGGATGCAGCCCGTG GGCATCATTGTCTTTGCATCTGTAATGGCGACACTGGGGTTGCAAATTCTACTTGAGTCTGGTCGGCAGCTCATTTTTAAG AAAGGGCCTAGAATGGATAAGGGGCAGGAGAAATGGATGATTGCCATAATGGTTTTTGTCACGGTAGTGAAGTTTCTGCTAATGCTCTATTGTCGAAgatttaagaatgaaattgtCAGAGCCTATGCTCAAGATCATCTTTTTGACGTCGTAACCAATTCAGTTGGTTTGATAACAGCCGTCCTAGCAGTCCGGTATTACTGGTGGATCGATCCTACTGGAGCTATTATA ATAGCGTTGTATACCATCACCACATGGTCCAGAACAGTTATCGAGAATGTATGGTCTTTGATTGGAAGAACTGCCCCGCCTGAGTTTCTAGCAAAGCTAACATACCTGATATGGAATCACCATAAAGAGATCAAGCACATTGACACAGTTAGGGCATACACTTTCGGAAACGATTACTTTGCGGAGGTTGACATAGTCTTGCCAGAAGACATGGTTTTGAACCAAGCACATAATATCGGCGAGGATCTCCAAGAGAAGCTTGAGCAATTACCTGAAGTTGAGCGAGCTTTTGTGCATATAGATTTCGAGTTTTCCCATAGGCCTGAACACAAGAGCAAGTTCTAA
- the LOC118043086 gene encoding metal tolerance protein 9-like isoform X1 gives MEGDQSDQKKNVTEDYSAEAPPFAKSAVEEDPSSWRLSLHSFRIEKQDSTDHGRQTWSSFLRASSISLVLHCTIYAHLFLRCLASGKQRKVSEYYKKQERLLEGYNEMEAMTESGCFPGNPTEDEMKQLAKSERLAIHISNVANLLLFAAKVYASIESKSMAVIASTLDSLLDLLSGFILWFTSHAMKKPNHYHHYPIGKKRMQPVGIIVFASVMATLGLQILLESGRKLILKEGPRMDKGQEKWMTAIMVSVTVVKFLLMLYCRRFKNEIVRAYAQDHLFDVVTNSVGLITAVLAVRYYWWIDPTGAIIIALYTITTWTRTVIENVWSLIGRTAPPEFLAKLTYLIWNHHKEIKHIDTVRAYTFGSHYFAEVHIVLPKDMVLNQAHNIGEDLQEKLEQLPEVERAFVHIDFEFSHRPEHKSKF, from the exons ATGGAAGGAGACCAGAGCGATCAGAAAAAGAATGTTACAGAAGATTATAGTGCAGAGGCTCCTCCATTTGCAAAATCAGCGGTAGAAGAGGACCCGTCGTCATGGCGACTCAGTCTCCACAGTTTTCGCATAGAAAAGCAAGACAGTACTGATCATGGTCGTCAAACTTGGTCCTCTTTCCTGCGTGCATCATCAA TCTCTTTAGTGCTACATTGTACAATTTATGCCCACCTCTTTCTTCGATGCTTGGCCTCAGGGAAGCAACGCAAGGTTTCTGAATACTACAAGAAACAAGAAAGGCTCCTTGAAGGGTATAATGAGATGGAGGCCATGACTGAATCGGGTTGTTTCCCTGGAAATCCGACAGAG GATGAAATGAAGCAGCTGGCAAAGAGCGAGCGACTGGCAATTCATATTTCCAATGTAGCTAACTTGCTACTATTTGCAGCAAAGGTTTATGCTTCTATAGAGAGCAAATCTATGGCAGTTATTGCTTCAACTCTGGACTCCCTACTGGATCTCTTGTCGGGATTTATTTTGTGGTTCACTTCCCATGCCATGAAAAAGCCAAACCATTACCACCACTATCCAATTGGAAAGAAACGGATGCAGCCCGTG GGCATCATTGTCTTTGCATCTGTAATGGCGACACTGGGGTTGCAAATTCTACTTGAGTCTGGTCGGAAGCTCATTTTGAAG GAAGGGCCTAGAATGGATAAGGGGCAGGAGAAATGGATGACTGCCATAATGGTTTCTGTCACGGTAGTGAAGTTTCTGCTAATGCTCTATTGTCGAAgatttaagaatgaaattgtCAGAGCCTATGCTCAAGATCATCTTTTTGACGTCGTAACCAATTCAGTTGGTTTGATAACAGCCGTCCTAGCAGTCCGGTATTACTGGTGGATCGATCCTACTGGAGCTATTATA ATAGCGTTGTATACCATCACCACATGGACCAGAACAGTTATCGAGAATGTATGGTCTTTGATTGGAAGAACTGCCCCGCCTGAGTTTCTAGCAAAGCTAACATACCTGATATGGAATCACCATAAAGAGATCAAGCACATTGACACAGTTAGGGCATACACTTTCGGTAGCCATTACTTTGCGGAGGTTCACATAGTCTTGCCAAAAGACATGGTTTTGAACCAAGCACATAATATCGGTGAGGATCTCCAAGAGAAGCTTGAGCAATTACCTGAAGTTGAGCGAGCTTTTGTGCATATAGATTTCGAGTTTTCCCATAGGCCTGAACACAAGAGCAAGTTCTAA
- the LOC118043086 gene encoding metal tolerance protein 9-like isoform X2 has translation MEGDQSDQKKNVTEDYSAEAPPFAKSAVEEDPSSWRLSLHSFRIEKQDSTDHGRQTWSSFLRASSRKQRKVSEYYKKQERLLEGYNEMEAMTESGCFPGNPTEDEMKQLAKSERLAIHISNVANLLLFAAKVYASIESKSMAVIASTLDSLLDLLSGFILWFTSHAMKKPNHYHHYPIGKKRMQPVGIIVFASVMATLGLQILLESGRKLILKEGPRMDKGQEKWMTAIMVSVTVVKFLLMLYCRRFKNEIVRAYAQDHLFDVVTNSVGLITAVLAVRYYWWIDPTGAIIIALYTITTWTRTVIENVWSLIGRTAPPEFLAKLTYLIWNHHKEIKHIDTVRAYTFGSHYFAEVHIVLPKDMVLNQAHNIGEDLQEKLEQLPEVERAFVHIDFEFSHRPEHKSKF, from the exons ATGGAAGGAGACCAGAGCGATCAGAAAAAGAATGTTACAGAAGATTATAGTGCAGAGGCTCCTCCATTTGCAAAATCAGCGGTAGAAGAGGACCCGTCGTCATGGCGACTCAGTCTCCACAGTTTTCGCATAGAAAAGCAAGACAGTACTGATCATGGTCGTCAAACTTGGTCCTCTTTCCTGCGTGCATCATCAA GGAAGCAACGCAAGGTTTCTGAATACTACAAGAAACAAGAAAGGCTCCTTGAAGGGTATAATGAGATGGAGGCCATGACTGAATCGGGTTGTTTCCCTGGAAATCCGACAGAG GATGAAATGAAGCAGCTGGCAAAGAGCGAGCGACTGGCAATTCATATTTCCAATGTAGCTAACTTGCTACTATTTGCAGCAAAGGTTTATGCTTCTATAGAGAGCAAATCTATGGCAGTTATTGCTTCAACTCTGGACTCCCTACTGGATCTCTTGTCGGGATTTATTTTGTGGTTCACTTCCCATGCCATGAAAAAGCCAAACCATTACCACCACTATCCAATTGGAAAGAAACGGATGCAGCCCGTG GGCATCATTGTCTTTGCATCTGTAATGGCGACACTGGGGTTGCAAATTCTACTTGAGTCTGGTCGGAAGCTCATTTTGAAG GAAGGGCCTAGAATGGATAAGGGGCAGGAGAAATGGATGACTGCCATAATGGTTTCTGTCACGGTAGTGAAGTTTCTGCTAATGCTCTATTGTCGAAgatttaagaatgaaattgtCAGAGCCTATGCTCAAGATCATCTTTTTGACGTCGTAACCAATTCAGTTGGTTTGATAACAGCCGTCCTAGCAGTCCGGTATTACTGGTGGATCGATCCTACTGGAGCTATTATA ATAGCGTTGTATACCATCACCACATGGACCAGAACAGTTATCGAGAATGTATGGTCTTTGATTGGAAGAACTGCCCCGCCTGAGTTTCTAGCAAAGCTAACATACCTGATATGGAATCACCATAAAGAGATCAAGCACATTGACACAGTTAGGGCATACACTTTCGGTAGCCATTACTTTGCGGAGGTTCACATAGTCTTGCCAAAAGACATGGTTTTGAACCAAGCACATAATATCGGTGAGGATCTCCAAGAGAAGCTTGAGCAATTACCTGAAGTTGAGCGAGCTTTTGTGCATATAGATTTCGAGTTTTCCCATAGGCCTGAACACAAGAGCAAGTTCTAA
- the LOC118043086 gene encoding metal tolerance protein 10-like isoform X3, whose amino-acid sequence MAIGIPWKQRKVSEYYKKQERLLEGYNEMEAMTESGCFPGNPTEDEMKQLAKSERLAIHISNVANLLLFAAKVYASIESKSMAVIASTLDSLLDLLSGFILWFTSHAMKKPNHYHHYPIGKKRMQPVGIIVFASVMATLGLQILLESGRKLILKEGPRMDKGQEKWMTAIMVSVTVVKFLLMLYCRRFKNEIVRAYAQDHLFDVVTNSVGLITAVLAVRYYWWIDPTGAIIIALYTITTWTRTVIENVWSLIGRTAPPEFLAKLTYLIWNHHKEIKHIDTVRAYTFGSHYFAEVHIVLPKDMVLNQAHNIGEDLQEKLEQLPEVERAFVHIDFEFSHRPEHKSKF is encoded by the exons ATGGCAATAGGAATTCCTT GGAAGCAACGCAAGGTTTCTGAATACTACAAGAAACAAGAAAGGCTCCTTGAAGGGTATAATGAGATGGAGGCCATGACTGAATCGGGTTGTTTCCCTGGAAATCCGACAGAG GATGAAATGAAGCAGCTGGCAAAGAGCGAGCGACTGGCAATTCATATTTCCAATGTAGCTAACTTGCTACTATTTGCAGCAAAGGTTTATGCTTCTATAGAGAGCAAATCTATGGCAGTTATTGCTTCAACTCTGGACTCCCTACTGGATCTCTTGTCGGGATTTATTTTGTGGTTCACTTCCCATGCCATGAAAAAGCCAAACCATTACCACCACTATCCAATTGGAAAGAAACGGATGCAGCCCGTG GGCATCATTGTCTTTGCATCTGTAATGGCGACACTGGGGTTGCAAATTCTACTTGAGTCTGGTCGGAAGCTCATTTTGAAG GAAGGGCCTAGAATGGATAAGGGGCAGGAGAAATGGATGACTGCCATAATGGTTTCTGTCACGGTAGTGAAGTTTCTGCTAATGCTCTATTGTCGAAgatttaagaatgaaattgtCAGAGCCTATGCTCAAGATCATCTTTTTGACGTCGTAACCAATTCAGTTGGTTTGATAACAGCCGTCCTAGCAGTCCGGTATTACTGGTGGATCGATCCTACTGGAGCTATTATA ATAGCGTTGTATACCATCACCACATGGACCAGAACAGTTATCGAGAATGTATGGTCTTTGATTGGAAGAACTGCCCCGCCTGAGTTTCTAGCAAAGCTAACATACCTGATATGGAATCACCATAAAGAGATCAAGCACATTGACACAGTTAGGGCATACACTTTCGGTAGCCATTACTTTGCGGAGGTTCACATAGTCTTGCCAAAAGACATGGTTTTGAACCAAGCACATAATATCGGTGAGGATCTCCAAGAGAAGCTTGAGCAATTACCTGAAGTTGAGCGAGCTTTTGTGCATATAGATTTCGAGTTTTCCCATAGGCCTGAACACAAGAGCAAGTTCTAA
- the LOC118043087 gene encoding uncharacterized protein, whose protein sequence is MAFLLPNLSPSLLINSKSFKDREKPVLYQTQTIPSHYQTTTTTTTKKPTNTNSSMPPPLQVKTPPGAQDKEQHQRDEFYVNLGLAVRTLREDLPLLFTEDLNYEIYRDDITFIDPLNTFTGIDNYKLIFWALRFHGKMLFREISLEVYRIWQPSENVILIRWNLKGVPRVPWEAKGEFQGTSRYKLDRNGKIYEHKVDNLAFNFPQQLKPAASVLDLVAACPASPNPTFLWGPADVYSSSWVEFYRAVRETLDRENSTNCFCKMATCS, encoded by the exons ATGGCTTTTCTTTTACCAAACCTCTCCCCTTCTCTCCTTATCAATTCCAAATCCTTCAAAGATAGAGAGAAACCAGTCTTGTACCAAACCCAAACTATACCCTCTCATtatcaaaccacaaccacaacaacaactaAAAAACCCACCAATACTAACTCTTCTATGCCCCCTCCACTGCAGGTTAAGACTCCACCGGGTGCACAGGATAAGGAGCAGCACCAAAGAGATGAGTTTTATGTAAACCTTGGCCTAGCTGTGCGGACACTCCGTGAGGATTTGCCTTTGTTATTCACAGAAGACCTCAATTACGAAATCTACAG ggATGATATCACATTTATCGACCCTCTGAATACTTTCACTGGAATTGACAACTATAAATTGATCTTTTGGGCATTGAGATTCCATGGTAAAATGTTGTTTAGAGAGATTTCACTCGAGGTTTATAGGATTTGGCAACCCTCAGAGAATGTGATATTGATTAGATGGAACTTAAAGGGTGTTCCTAGGGTCCCATGGGAGGCCAAGGGAGAGTTTCAGGGCACTTCAAGGTATAAATTGGATAGAAATGGAAAAATTTATGAACATAAAGTGGATAATTTGGCCTTCAATTTTCCTCAGCAGCTCAAACCTGCTGCTTCTGTATTGGATTTGGTGGCTGCTTGCCCTGCTAGTCCTAATCCAACGTTTTTGTGGGGACCTGCGGACGTCTACTCATCTTCATGGGTGGAATTCTATCGTGCTGTTAGAGAGACTTTGGACCGGGAGAACAGTACAAATTGCTTTTGCAAGATGGCTACTTGTTCATAG
- the LOC118043088 gene encoding uncharacterized protein: MATYEDLPPSMIKRLAKELKNLDKSLPKGISVGINDDDFSVSEADIEVPAVTANENNVSRMKQLLSRDFRRPPLKGRSPDQESIGSETKRSSVSSGSRSHNRKEFLSRFVDSQTLTARLEDWFELISENSGQKKSAFDVPFELIELQKFDYALEGVSFQQLVRMPSAVYASTSDAVEATAYLAIEDFLHASVKGLWEAFWSQDDPMPFSVACLYNENLKFYQAEKAIGDGKLGGLCATGVLLNNPRHPHGKWDHILELALLRPDIGSVAAGSDRQLSLSVLGEALFYAIRMLLSRSLSRLNFSESPNCAYVLLVDSQHGGVVKVEGDVDKLEFDVNNVYNCSVDWIKKHCKVTVSPVDRIWNKLGNANWGDIGALQVLFATFHCIVQYSGMPKHSIEDLAADHGPRLLTRRVARQLGDSRVNGHGLFRFQQRSVSPEIVEVPDESIKIKPEELIMKLDVGSVLWLEDSECQKGYQINDVLHNNELRYYIASPVNDPGKSLYLYVGSHPSQLEPAWEDMNLWYQVQRQTKILAIMRQKGLSSKYLPQLSASGRIVHPGQCRKPSSGGNCDHPWCGTPILVTSPVGETVVDMVNAGRFGLDEAIRCCHDCVSALSTASSADIRHGDIRPENIICVVSGGRHPYFVLVGWGHAILEDRDRPAMNLHFSSTYALQEGKLCSASDAESLVYVLYFACGGALPDLDSVEGALQWRENSWSRRLIQKKLGELSTLLKAFADYVDSLCGTPYPIDYDIWLRRLRRNIHDGDHGKEVDTSG; the protein is encoded by the exons ATG GCGACATATGAAGATTTGCCGCCCAGCATGATAAAGAGACTTGCGAAGGAATTGAAGAATCTTGATAAATCCCTGCCCAAGGGCATTTCTGTAGGGataaatgatgatgatttttcagtctcagaagctgataTTGAAGTTCCAG CTGTAACTGcaaatgaaaataatgtttCTCGCATGAAGCAGCTACTGTCTCGTGACTTTCGACGCCCTCCTTTAAAAG GTAGATCCCCAGACCAAGAATCGATAGGGTCTGAAACAAAAAGATCTAGTGTATCATCTGGCAGCAGGTCTCATAACCGCAAGGAGTTTCTTTCTAGGTTTGTGGACAGTCAAACTCTGACAGCCAGGCTTGAAGACTGGTTTGAATTGATATCAGAAAATTCTGGACAAAAAAAGTCTGCATTTGATGTTCCTTTTGAGTTGATAGAACTTCAAAAGTTTGATTATGCATTGGAAGGGGTTTCATTTCAACAGCTGGTTCGAATGCCCAGTGCTGTTTATGCTTCAACATCTGATGCTGTGGAAGCAACTGCTTATCTTGCTATCGAAGACTTTCTACATGCAAGTGTGAAGGGCTTGTGGGAGGCATTTTGGAGTCAGGATGATCCTATGCCTTTCTCAGTTGCTTGTCTATACAATGAAAACTTGAAATTCTACCAGGCTGAGAAAGCAATAGGTGATGGAAAACTTGGTGGTCTTTGTGCCACTGGTGTATTACTTAACAACCCTAGACATCCACATGGAAAGTGGGACCATATTCTTGAATTGGCCCTTCTAAGGCCTGATATTGGAAGTGTTGCTGCGGGAAGTGACCGGCAACTCTCTTTATCTGTTCTGGGCGAGGCTCTCTTCTATGCTATACGCATGCTACTATCAAGAAGCTTGAGCAGATTGAATTTTTCTGAGAGTCCAAATTGTGCCTATGTTCTTCTTGTTGATTCTCAACATGGCGGGGTTGTAAAAGTTGAAGGAGATGTAGATAAATTGGAGTTTGATGTGAATAATGTTTACAACTGTTCCGTGGACTGGATAAAAAAACACTGTAAAGTCACAGTCTCTCCTGTTGATAGGATCTGGAACAAACTTGGAAATGCCAACTGGGGAGACATTGGTGCCCTACAGGTACTTTTTGCCACTTTCCATTGTATCGTGCAGTATTCAGGGATGCCTAAGCACTCAATTGAAGATTTAGCAGCTGATCATGGTCCTCGCCTCCTAACAAGAAGAGTGGCAAGGCAGTTAGGGGATTCCAGAGTTAATGGCCATGGACTATTCCGGTTTCAGCAACGGAGTGTTTCTCCTGAAATTGTTGAAGTTCCGGATGAATCTATCAAAATAAAGCCTGAAGAGTTGATAATGAAGCTGGATGTAGGATCTGTACTATGGTTGGAAGACTCTGAATGTCAAAAAGGTTATCAAATCAATGATGTCCTGCACAATAATGAACTACGGTATTACATAGCATCGCCTGTTAATGATCCTGGtaaatctttgtatctttatgttGGTTCCCATCCTTCTCAACTGGAACCAGCGTGGGAAGATATGAATTTGTGGTATCAAGTCCAAAGACAAACTAAAATATTGGCTATTATGAGGCAGAAAGGTCTGTCTAGTAAATATCTACCACAATTGAGTGCTTCTGGCAGGATTGTTCATCCTGGCCAGTGTCGTAAACCCAGCTCAGGTGGGAACTGTGATCACCCATGGTGTGGTACCCCAATTCTTGTTACCAGTCCAGTTGGTGAGACAGTTGTTGATATGGTAAATGCTGGCAGATTTGGTTTGGATGAGGCTATCAGGTGTTGTCATGATTGCGTATCTGCACTTTCTACGGCTTCTTCCGCTGACATTCGGCATGGAGACATTCGGCCGGAGAACATAATTTGTGTCGTGTCTGGTGGGAGGCATCCTTATTTTGTCCTTGTTGGTTGGGGTCATGCGATTCTTGAAGACAGGGATCGCCCTGCAATGAATCTCCATTTTTCATCTACTTATGCACTGCAGGAGGGAAAATTGTGCTCAGCTTCGGATGCAGAGAGCCTGGTATACGTGCTCTACTTTGCCTGCGGCGGAGCTTTGCCTGATTTAGATTCAGTTGAGGGGGCACTGCAATGGAGAGAGAACTCATGGTCAAGGAGATTGATTCAGAAGAAGCTTGGTGAGTTATCAACTTTGTTGAAAGCTTTTGCTGATTATGTAGACAGTCTTTGTGGGACGCCATATCCTATAGATTATGACATATGGCTAAGAAGATTAAGGAGAAATATTCACGATGGTGACCATGGAAAGGAAGTTGACACATCTGGCTAG